The Pogona vitticeps strain Pit_001003342236 chromosome 7, PviZW2.1, whole genome shotgun sequence genome segment CTACAGTCCTCTCCTTCAACTCTCTTGGAAGTGGAAGAATGATGCACTGAGGTCACACACGTCTACAGCTGGAATCCCAAGCCACCAGGAAGACTCAATCTGCTTCAAGGAAAAGTCACTGGCTTCTGCACTGAAAGATCCTCTTGTGGGTCTGCTATTACcccgttttcccgaaaataagacctaacctgaaaataagccctagtatgatttttcaggatgctcttcaTATAAACCCTGCCCCaaatataagccccagttaagtgaaaccccaccctccaccattgtgcagcaaccagaagcagactgtatttgaataaatgtagatggttgtacattttttaaaaagttcccttaaattaagccctaatgtgtttttggagcaaaatttaatataagacgctgtcttattttgggggaaacacgttgttgttgttgttgttgttgttgttgttgttgttgttgttgttgttgttagtattagtattagtattattaatatTAGCATTAGTATTAAAAATATAACATGTAAGCCACCTGGAGTCcattttttaaggaggaaggaaggatgccaacacacaAATAGTCTGTTCAGAAGAAGGAGCATCTTAGGAGTAGGCGATCTCCTTGGGTGAAATCTCTTCCTCCCGTGGAGCCCAATCCTGAAGTTTCTCCTACAAGCTTCTCCTACCAGCCTGCCCTTGAGCTGAGGATGCAGGGGCAGGCATCCCAGTTCCAAAAACCTCCCCTTGGGGCTGCCTTTTCGTGGCAAACAAGGTCTCTGCTGTTCCTCCTGTATCTTCCTGACCTAGGCCACCTCCACCGCCACTGCCTTGGAGTCTATGATTTTTGGACGGTCGGACCAGGCGTTTGGACTCTTCTCGCCTTGACCACATACCCTGCGGTGACTGCCCCGACAGCCTCCGTTTTGGCCTCTGCCCTCACATTTCCTGCCACCCTTCATTTACGTGATTCATCTGGAAAGCTTCTCTCTTCTGGCCTGGGGACCTGCTCGTCTTGCGAGCAGGAAGAAGAGGCTTCAATGaaatcatagggttggaagggaccttggaggtcttctagtccaaccccctgcccaaggcaggacacctcataccatcctggacctcctCCCATCCCGGGCAGacggctgtccaatcttttctagAAAACCTCCAGCCATGGGGCACCCACAAAAATCAGGAGGCGAGCTGTTCCACTGGTTCATGGTTCTCTCCGCCAGGAAATGCCTCCTcctttccaggttggatctccctctgacgggTTTCCACCCATGTCCTCCCCTCAGGGGCAATGGAGGagaaattgatgccctcttccttgTCACAAACCCTTGGAAGATTGCTatcggcccccccccccccagttttctcttcgttaagctaaacctAGTTGTTTTTCATcagatttagcctccagtccccgtATTATCTTTCTTGCTCtcctctgcaccccttccagagCCTCAGCGTCTTGttttgatgctatccccctgttgatgcagcctagggctgtgttggctttcttggcagctgcgcCACACTACGGGCTCCTCCTCAGGCGGTGGTCCACCAGGGCACCTAGAtcaagccaggtaccacctatcctgtacccgtgcctctggtttctcctgcctaagtgtgGGACCTTACTTTTCTCGCAACTGAAATGCATCTTATtagatagggcccaatgttcaagtctacCTATCActttccaaagtattagcaatctTTGTGTTATCAGCCAATTTGATCAGTggtccttcaatcccctcatccagttcatttaTGAAGAGGTTGAAGAGCATTGGGCCcgagacagaaccttgaggggaccccactgcacactttcCTCCACTTAGCTGTGGTTTCATTGAGGACCACACGTTGAGATGAGATATTTCTACCCAAGTATTGAGTTAAGCGTAATTTTATGTAATCTATAGACAATAAAATGTGGTCAATATTATTTGTGTCTTTCAAACACAAGATTTGCAAGGCAGTTTGAAGTTGGctgcgtttttttaaaaaaatttttatacTTCATTGAAATGCAAGCAAATCTCTTATCTAATCAAAGTTGTATTGTTGCTAACAGTGACTGCATGTCTAATTTCTAATTTAGGGATACAAGAAACATGAAAAATTGAATTATTTCTTCCTTAATCATTGATAAGTGCAAGTCATCTGCTAAGGGGTAATTCATTAACCGATTCAGGGCCTGAAAGGCAATTGAGGAAGATTGCATGCACACTGGTAGGAATAATTTCCAAGATTTCCATTGTTGAGCTGAAAAATACCAGTTTACGTGCAAATCTCCTAACAGTATTGCAAAGAGGAAAACGATTCAGCTGATTATGTCGCTTAACTTCACACACAGGAACACAGATGTTCACAGGGGCAGGTATGGCTCCGGAGCCAAAGTCTCGGCTCCTTTTGAACATTTTAGGGCTAATGATTGTGCAAAGACTGAGAAATTTCAACCAGCACTGTAAAACACAGTTTCAgcaaagaatgtggaaaagttgcctttttcaGCCCCAGGGCCAGCTCAGAGGGGCCAAACGTTGGCTCTGCCCCCTTGCAGGTAAATGATGGCTTTCCCGCCTCCTTCCTGCCTTGATGggcaaaaatgagaaaaaagagcTTTATTCAGCCATGGCCAGGCGAAGCAATACCTCTCCAGGTCGCCagtttaaatccccccccccccccccgcggcttcCACCTTGCAAGGGTTCCTCTCCTACAAGGATGCGGGGGGGGCAGTCTCGCCTGTGCAAAGAAGGAGGCTTTGCAAGGAGAAACAGAGCCTTTTGGACTGGAAGGGATGCAAACCGGGCGCTCGGCAACCAAGCCCGGGCAAGTCCCGCCTCCTGCACCGGTGGCTCCTATTGGCCTGCGTCCTGTGGCTGCTGGGGGGGCGGGTGTGAGTGTGACTGGCAGCCGGATAGCCTGTGGGAGGCAGGCGGGTGAGTCATGTGgtggggggaggggtggggaacCGTTGGAATGAGCGGTTAATGCTCAGTCTGGATGCGTGAGGGAAGCTGTAGGTTCGCTTGGGACGGAGGGGAAGAGGTTCAAGTTTAATGGGGAAGGAGTTGGTTTAAGGCTGACTGGCGGGGAAAGAAGATGGGTAGCGAAGAGGAATGATGGGAGGGAGACAGGAAGGCGCCTTTTGGAGACGGGGCCTGCCTAGCAGGGAGGGAAGAGGTCACAGGGCAGCCTAGAGAGCGAAAACCACAACTGCCTTTTTTCTCAGTTCCCTGATGGGGCCAAAATACCCTAATTTCTTGAtcccttttccctcagtgcctcGATGGGGCCAAAATACCCTCATTTCCTGCTGTATTTTCCTTCAGTACATCTATGGGGCCAATATACCCTGATTTCCTGATGCCTTTTTCCTCAGTGCCTCAGTGGGGCCAAAATACCTGATTTCCTGGAAGCTAATCCATCTGCTCTTTTGTATGAACCATGATTAAACTGGGATGGCTTTAACTAACCACTGTTTTCAGTTTTGTCCAAGCTTGGGATATGATCATGATCAGTTTAAGATCTATCAATGCTATTTCACCCTAGTGTGAAGAAGTATAaaatattttggctttatttGAAGGAAAGGACAACGGGCTCTGATGGATCTTTTTCAAGTCCAGAGAACAATATCACTGAGCTCTTGACTCACATGGtggcttatctatctatctatctatctatctatctatctatctatctatctatctatctatctatctatctatctatctatctatctatctatctatctatctatctatctatctatctatctatttatttataggaTTTCTGTTGATacatgagggacatggtggcactgcgggttaaaccgcagaagcctctgtgctgcaaggtcagaagacctgcagtcgtaagatcgaatccatgcgacggagtgagtccctgtcacttgtcccagctcccgccaacctagcggttcgaaagcatggaaaaatgcaaaaatgcaagtagataaataggtaccacctccggCCAGGcagcctcctttccccttttcccctccccctctcctacACTGacaaaagtctctctctctgtgtgtgtgtgtgtgtgtgcggggggggggagagggagggagggagagagatttgctgatgatgattttgggttaaaaatattCTCAAGAAATTGTTTGAATCTCCTCTTgatttccaggaagagactttcttagaggcagccgccctttgctctgtcaggcttggcctcctttttcctgctggcaagacGGACACAGTATTGCAtagcagttttgggctatttcctggcggAACGTACATGCCAAACACATCTGTGGGACAAACCCATTACTTCTGACCTCAGTGAGAGTGGCATGGTTCAGATGACCTCTTGCCCAGCCACTGAGGTTACGGCTGACATCTGGGCCAAGCCATTGCCTAGAGATCCTTTCCATCACTTGAGGGGGAAGGTCAGACCTCTAGTCAATGCAGGCCTGCAGCATTGAGAAGGGGGGCTGGAGTGATATTCTGCAATGCAAGCATCCAAGTGAAGGTCTGACTGTTCAGGAAGGGAATCACCGGTGAAGCTCACATGCTGAAAACATGTTATCtattattcctcctcctctttcctgcttAATTCACCTGCCCTTTCGTTTGGCAAGATTTAGATAATCagtccttcccttcttccccttgTTCTACTTTTCTGTGTAAAAAAGGGGAATCCTTCTTGTTAGCCTTAACCATTGCTGAGAACCTGCCCCCTCTCCATGGATGTACCTATCTTGAATCATCCTTCCTCACCGGTATGTATTATTGCGGCAGTTTCTGActgtgatttattattattattattattattattattattattattattattgttgttgttgttgttgttgctgctgctgctgctgctgctgctgctgctgctgctgctgctgctgctgctgctgctgctgctgctgctgctgctgctgcttttttacaAATAGACAATGAGTTGCTTTTTCTAAGCCAGGCATATgcagttgggtgggtgggtgtatatATGGAAATTTGCTGCTTATTGAATGTTTctacaaaagtccgaatagtaaaagctatggtttttcctgtcgtgatgtatggaagtgagagctggaccacaaagaaagcagaccgccgaagaattgatgcctttgaattgtggtgctggaggagactacagtattgagaatcccctggactgcaaggagaacaaacctatgaattctaaaggaaatcaaccctgactgctcactggaaggacagatcctgaagctgaggctccagtactttggccatctcatgagaagaaaagacaccctggaaaagcccctgatgttgggaaagtgtgaaggcaagaggagaaggggacgaccgaggatgagatggctggacagtgtctgcgaagcaaccaacatgaatttgacacaactccgggaggcggtggaggataggggggcctggcgtgctctggtccatggggtcacgaagagtcggacatgactaaacgacgaccactttttaaaaattcatgactAGTTTTGGTGCTTATCACTGTGCAGCCAATGGAGTTAATAATTAGAAATAGTCCCATCATCCTAAAAACTTCATCCAGATTTTCCCTTTCAAGGTTATGCATCCCATCCTtatgtttttcttcatttgttcTGCCTTCTCCTCCCTTGCACAGTTGTTATCTCATTTTATGTTTGAGAGAGATCACAGTCCATGATACTCATGACTCTGTTGACTACTCAAAGATAGGAGCATTCTGCTTTCAGCTAAGTACAATTTGTCCTTCTTACTAACCCTGGCATATTAATAttcacagcttgggcatctgccttgATCCAGATTTCACCATGGAACCCCAGGTGGTATCTATGGTCCGGGCAGCGCATTTCCATCtctggaggattgcccagctatgTCCCTctctagacatgggggcactcatgatgctgattcatgccctcgtcatctcaagaatagactactgcagtgctctctacatggggctacccttgaggctgatgcggagacttcaactggtccagaatttggtggccagattaaaaagtggggtgaagaaattccagcacatctcatCCACTCTGGtcacccttcattggctaccggtttGTTTCCACATCGAcatcaaggttatgatgataacattcaaagccctaaatggcttagaaCTTAGGTACCTATCACAACGCCTGCTCCCGGCCAGATCTGTCTGCAATACCCATTCTTCGCAGGCAGGACGGTTGAGGGTCTTGACCCTTGAAGGTgacctggagggaaagaacaagcgGTCACCCTCCGCCTGTGGAACAACCAGCCCACCGAGATCCACATGGCACCTTTGTTGAATGGGTTCAAAAGAGGCTTGAAGATGTGGCTCCTCtgccaggctttcctggagcattaagatcttggcctcccttttaccatcctttagCCATCCTcttcatcaccctttttaccaccttcatcgCCATCTGTTTTCATTTATCCTATTTGGCTATgtatcagtttatttatttttttaatcatgttttaatattgttgcttgttgttagccgcccagagtggccagACGGAGCAGggcataaattcaataaataaataaatattgttttgcaAACATAACACTTTTACTGCAACTGTAATGGTTGTGAAAATTCACAGGGGCAAGACAAAAAAATATCAAGGTTTCTCTCTCTGGATCAGAGTAGCTACTGCGTTGACATGTGTGTGGCCAATCCCAAAAGACACGGATAAAAAGGAGGAGAAGCTATTCAGAAGATACTGGCGACCCTTAATGAAGTCCCTTCATGCGTGCAGggagggcaggagatctgtctccgtggacTGGAACCGGGCCACTGactgggggttggagacccctgctgtaaaagGTATATATGTACATGCTAGATTTCTGCGGTCCACGTATCATCTGTCATTGTGGTTTGGAATAGGGCTACTTGAAACTGAGAAGCTGCAATAACAGCAAAGTCTGGAATAAggagcaaattatttatttactcccTGACTTAGTGACAAGCCGTCGTCGGGAAAATCAACGCACCAAACCGAACACCCCAAACTTAACATCCTTTGAGAGGGCATAGCACGAAACCAGAAACTCAAACCTAAATGATGGCAGGAGCAGGTGACTTATAGGCATACCGGTACCTAACTCGGGGAGGATGTCCTTAAAAGCTTCTCTAAAATGTATGGTCTTTCAACATCCTTTCAACATCTTCtttgcctttcccagcatgacaAACCCATAACAGCCAAAGCTTGTGAGGATTGTTCGGCATGAACTGAGGTTTCTGCAGGAAATCTGCAAAAAATTACAACTAAAATACTAGGtaaggaaacacacacatacataaatgaCATAATGCTACTCAGTGtttttcatgttatggatgctatgttATTGTGTGTTTCATCATTAGGTGTACTGGATATGGCATTTTCATTCGATGGAAGTACTGTACTATGACAATAAAGTTCAGttatttaataaatttataaTTCTGCACCCACCACCAAGACCAATAGAGatattattctctcttttttttgttttgctcaaAACAGTCCCATATCGGAGTAGAccttgtctaaaagggcgggatagaaatctaataaataattaaataaatatcccTTCGGGACAATCATTCTCTCTTGTGTACGTAATCAAGCCTTCCCCCTTCACTAATCCAAAATATCTTCTCATATACAGGTAGTAAAATTATACTCCTTTGACAatctccttttttatttcaatattGCTTGTCAACTTACCACTGATTACTAAATCCTGAACTTCATCATACCATTTACTTAACTGAAACTCATGTTTAAATTTCGAGTGTTTTGCAATCGTTTATGGTGCTTCCTTTACTAGATTTGTAATTGTCTTTTTGCCCGCACCTGCTGGCTCATCATCAGATATAGATAATAGTGAATTTTGATAATAATATTTGATGTTCCCATGAGAGAGATGAGACTAAGAACACCCCCAAGTTACAAACTTGATTTCTTCCAGATCCGATGGGGAGGGGGATTCTGACACCGACCCATCGTCCACCTTCCCCTATTCTTCAAGGTTTATTCTCTCCTCCTGCACGAGTTGGGCAACCTCTATAAACTCCTTCATGGCTTCAGCGTGAAGGTCAGGGTCAGCTCCCAAGGGCGCAAACAGATTAGGGGGGGCAGCACTGAGGAAGGCCCAGGGTAGAGAGATGTGGATGGGCAAGGAATGGTTGCCAATCAGGAAGTGTTTAAGATCTTTTCTCTGCAAGGCAGTGTACAGGTACGAGATGACATCTTGGAGGGCCACTTGAAAGTATTCACGCTGCCAAGCCAACGGGCTCCGAAGGAGCAAGAGGTGCATCAGGGAAGTCTTCAAGTGATAGTTAGTGAGCACAGGGTTCCTATAGGATGATCTGGACTCCCTGAAATTGATGAGGATCTGCAGGCACTTCAGGTGGCAGTTGTCCTCTGGAAGCCGCCGGCGCACCCATTTGAAAAAGAGGAGTTCCTGGACGGCAAAAGTCTCCCGCCAGATTGTGCCGGCGGCGCGATCCATTTCACTGTCCTGGGTAACCAGGAAGACTGAGGAGTCCCCTTGCTGCACCCCAAGGATGATGTCGATCGAAATCGACTTCCCGGACCGAAATCCCAGCTTCAGGCAGCATGCCGTGTCGGACGGCTGGGGCACGAGGTCGAGGTTGTAACTTTGGTAGAGATCGCACCAGGCTTTGGCCACCAGTTTCTGGAACCAATGGATGGTCTTCTCTGCATCCAAGTGGGAGCCTCTGCACAAGACCTGCGTGCCGTCGCTCAGCTGGCGCTTGGGATGGTGAAGGGCGCACACCCCGTCCCTTGGCAGCCTCTCCCTCTTGCACACGCACTCCGTCTCCACCGAGATGCGCCCGTGCCTGCTCAGGGCACCCTCGGAATCGCTGGTTTCGATCTGGAAGGAATGCCCCTTGGGTGGCAGTAGCGGCACAAGCACCGTGTAGGCTTGGGAAACCTGGGTGTGCCACCCTTCAAAGGCGCTGCCCACCCCGATGCATTTCTCGAGCAGCGGGAGGGTGTTCCAGTACGGCAGGGTTCTCCGCCACACCTCCAGCAAGTGGTCCACAAAAGAGGTGACAAAATCACACGTGCTGATCCGGTCACCAGTTTCCATCTGGACATGGCAGTCGCAGAGCATTTCCAGCATCGGTTGGTTGGATCTGCACATGTCAGGCTCTGTATTGTCGTCCTGTTCAATAGTGCTGGAGCCATAGCTGTCGGTGGCGGAGCCATAGCTGTCGGTGGCGGAGCCATAGCTGTCGGTGGCAGAGCCATAGCTGTCGGTGGTGGAGTAA includes the following:
- the LOC140701652 gene encoding inositol 1,4,5-trisphosphate receptor-interacting protein-like 1, with the translated sequence MALGPVIFLAMLTLLHQPLMVSDDTDPETLDRIQAHKNRMTHEMGRLQAEFDLPAKDRTSDGLDDVVLTLLLLLSIPILLVKYIIYSKEEELSDYSTTDSYGSATDSYGSATDSYGSATDSYGSSTIEQDDNTEPDMCRSNQPMLEMLCDCHVQMETGDRISTCDFVTSFVDHLLEVWRRTLPYWNTLPLLEKCIGVGSAFEGWHTQVSQAYTVLVPLLPPKGHSFQIETSDSEGALSRHGRISVETECVCKRERLPRDGVCALHHPKRQLSDGTQVLCRGSHLDAEKTIHWFQKLVAKAWCDLYQSYNLDLVPQPSDTACCLKLGFRSGKSISIDIILGVQQGDSSVFLVTQDSEMDRAAGTIWRETFAVQELLFFKWVRRRLPEDNCHLKCLQILINFRESRSSYRNPVLTNYHLKTSLMHLLLLRSPLAWQREYFQVALQDVISYLYTALQRKDLKHFLIGNHSLPIHISLPWAFLSAAPPNLFAPLGADPDLHAEAMKEFIEVAQLVQEERINLEE